Within Sorghum bicolor cultivar BTx623 chromosome 2, Sorghum_bicolor_NCBIv3, whole genome shotgun sequence, the genomic segment GGTCGATATACCGACAAACACCCATAGATACGCTACTAATATGACGGTATGAACAATGTGAGGTGCATAGATAGAACATTGTCACATCATGAAGCAatggtaaaaaaagaaaaaaaagggggggggggATCCCTAGCTACGGTGCAAAAccattgcttaaataggctgaACACCTGGCTTGCAAACTAAACATTTTTTATCCACCTTTCAAGCACCGTGTGCTAATGACATGGTGTAAGAACAGTTATTTTAAGAGACAGATGTGCACGCTCTAAatatatatttctttttagaAAAGGGCTCTAAATGTATATATTGGATTGTCATAAGCACATCTTTGTACGGATTTTCCCTCTTTTCGCGAGCACTTACGAATCCTTGGGTCCAGTTTATAAGATGCAGTTTACCATGACATGATCTTCTAAGTTACACAACAATTCATTCGTTTTTCAATATATTGTTTATGACTCTAAAGTTGTGATTATACAATTGCTAAAAATTATCGACCAATCAAAATATAGGTCAAAGATTATGTACAATGTAAATCTTGATATATATACGTTAAAGTGGGTCACTATGAATCCATGGATTTTTGGGTTCTGATCGAGTAAAAATTAATGACCATATGGTGCATGCATGCAAGATTCTTAGAACGTGCAAGATCTTCGTTTTGACCCAATGATGGTGGCAGCACTTTGCATTGCAGAAGAatagatcatcatcatcagtcaACTCAGTACGATGGTTTGTTTTCTCTTGCACTCATCTGCTGGCTGCTGCTCAACCAACCAGGATCCAGGAGAAGTCAATAATCTTGCATCTATACTGTAATCCGCCtgggcgcgcgcggcggcgtcgTTCTTTGGTTCGTCCAGAGCCGCCGTCCCTGCTTCACGCCACATGCCATGCCATGCATCGCTGGCCGGCGACGACGCGACGACCTCTTCTAGTCTTCTCTCCTAGCAGCTCGTGAGAGTCAGAGCATTAAACTCTTCAGCAGCATGCATCCAACTACGTCAGGCCTTGCGACTAGCGAGAGGCAAGTCGTCGTGTGTCTCCGTTCCGGCGTTCCGGATCGTCGGATCTGGTCATCACTCGTGGCGCCGGACGAATTGAAGGGGATCACATCACCACCGTCGCAACATACGAGCCTGTTCGTTTATCTAAAAGGTTATAGCTAAAAATATTGTTtgttgttgatttgttgtcagAGAAAAAATACCAGGACTCTCGTGGAGTGAAGTGACGACGGAGGGACGGAGTGAATCGATCGTGCTGGACTTCCTATCCTAGCTGAAACTCAAATTGCAACACGCAGAGAACGACACATGCATGCGAAAACGATGGATCTAAAGTGTCTGGGGTTCACAGACCAGTGAAGTCCATTCCAGAACACAAGCAAAAGCGTTCACCGTACTCCGTATCCGCCATGCATGCCAGCGCAGATGTGGCATGTGGTGTTGACGCGGATTGCATATCGATGATAGCTCTGCTCTGGCTGTGATGAAATGTGAAGTAAAACATCGACGACTTGGTCTGCCGTCTTGTCTGTAACAAGCTAGTAGTACAGTACGTACAAGTAGAGAACGTTCTCCCCGTCACCGGTGACGCAGGCCGCCGGCCCATGCATGTATACTATTCATTCATGGTCAGCAGCTCCATTCTGCATTTGCTACTCATGACTAGCCACAGTACGTGTCGGCCAGCGTGCAGGACGTACGACTTGGTAAGCACTGGAGCCGCAGCCTACCacgccgacgacgacgcccCATCCACAGACCCACCACGGAACGCACACCAACACCACCTGCACTGCACCCTCGCACGCACGGCAGCTGCAGGCAGGCGCGGCCAAACCGCCACCCCATCAACCAGCCGATGCACGCTGCCGCCCGCGCCGTCTCGGCTTCTACAACCACCAAAACCCCCCATCCACTTGCGCTTGCGCCTGCCGCGGATCCACCGCGGTTTGACGACGCCAGCGGCCCCCAAAACAACCCGGTCTGGCGCCGCGCCACCGACGCCATGTCCCGTCCCGTCCTTGTCAATGTCAACCGCGCGCCCGCCCCCTAGCAACCTCCCTGCAGAGCGATATGTATAAAACCTACCACCGCCCGCCCGCCGGCCATGCTTGCACCTGCTTACAAAGGGGATCGGAGCACCAACCAACAGCACGTGCCAGTGCCACCGAGGAACGTACGTGCGTGCTGCTGCCCCGGCGCGGCATGCCGGGCAACGGCGGCGTGCTGCGGCGGTGGCTTGTTAACTGCGTGCGCCCGGCGGCGCGGCGCGAGGCGCGGCTGGTGGTGTGGGGCGGGGGCACGCGGGCCGCGGAGCCCGGGCAGGCGGCGGGGGAGGTGATGGCGGAGCACGCGGGCCACGTCGTGTGCCGCGCCGACGGGTTCCGCGTCGGCCGCCCCGCGCCGGTGCTCGGCGTCGGGGACCGCCTCGAGGCAGGCCGCACGTACCTCGTCGTCCCCGTCGACCGCCTCCCCTGCGGCGGCGACGGGGTCGTCACCGCGGCATCGCTCGCGGCGCTCTCGTCGTCGCACTCACGCGGCGGCAAGGCGGCGACGTCGCTGGCGGCAGGACGGAAGAGCCCGTTCGAGTACGCCAAGGACGGCGACGGGCGCACCGTGATCAGGGTCGTGGAGGAGTTCATCGTCAGGGCCGTAGCGGGTGACGGCGGTGGGggccgcggcgacggcgacggcggcgggtcGGCCGCGCTTTGCAGCACGCCGGAGCTCAGGAAGCA encodes:
- the LOC8072249 gene encoding uncharacterized protein LOC8072249; protein product: MYKTYHRPPAGHACTCLQRGSEHQPTARASATEERTCVLLPRRGMPGNGGVLRRWLVNCVRPAARREARLVVWGGGTRAAEPGQAAGEVMAEHAGHVVCRADGFRVGRPAPVLGVGDRLEAGRTYLVVPVDRLPCGGDGVVTAASLAALSSSHSRGGKAATSLAAGRKSPFEYAKDGDGRTVIRVVEEFIVRAVAGDGGGGRGDGDGGGSAALCSTPELRKHYEQLVGAARGRPWSPRLDTIKERKGRRLADVVSPGRLSPVRLLGMDKDKGLNIS